A single Oryza brachyantha chromosome 8, ObraRS2, whole genome shotgun sequence DNA region contains:
- the LOC102716715 gene encoding protein indeterminate-domain 14-like, producing MMLSSCAPTAVPPQDESAAAPEPFRSLQIATAGAAASKKKRRPAGTPDPDAEVVSLSPRTLLESDRYVCEICNQGFQRDQNLQMHRRRHKVPWKLLKREAGEAARKRVFVCPEPTCLHHDPSHALGDLVGIKKHFRRKHSGHRQWACSRCSKAYAVHSDYKAHLKTCGTRGHTCDCGRVFSRVESFIEHQDACNAGRPRAAESSSPGRGGAGAAAATASSRHQLFAVAASLSRTASSASPSSDLVVSPVAWGGGGPAMASPRAAPAAANITAFHRFTDPTPCSRRGGGRGGGGHSLELQLMPPRGTTGAGSGGGGTPVAASGYYASPHSPAHPSQQPVADAMRLQLSIGFGGCGGIARDDGNNSSSGEVSAAATATRLKEEAHEQLRLAIAEQAAADEARAQAKRQAELADQELAAARRMRHQAQAELSRAHALRDHAIRQVDATQLQITCYSCRHKFRARAAAMSSDVASYVSSVVTEGGDAEVDNDDDNHRRRRLLNAADGMMPRSHSRTMAMDLN from the exons ATGATGCTGAGTTCATGCGCGCCGACGGCTGTGCCTCCCCAGGATGAGTCCGCTGCGGCACCGGAGCCGTTCCGGTCTTTGCagatcgccaccgccggtgctGCTGCCTCCAAGAAGAAGCGGCGGCCAGCCGGCACTCCTG aCCCGGACGCGGAGGTGGTGTCGCTGTCGCCGAGGACGCTGCTGGAGTCGGACCGGTACGTGTGCGAGATCTGCAACCAGGGGTTCCAGCGCGACCAGAACCTGCAGAtgcaccggcgacggcacaAGGTGCCGTGGAAGCTGCTCAagcgggaggccggcgaggcggcgcggaaGCGGGTGTTCGTGTGCCCGGAGCCGACGTGCCTGCACCACGACCCCTCCCACGCCCTCGGCGACCTCGTCGGCATCAAGAAGCACTTCCGCCGCAAGCACAGCGGCCACCGCCAGTGGGCATGCTCCCGCTGCTCCAAGGCCTACGCCGTCCACTCCGACTACAAGGCGCACCTCAAGACATGCGGCACCCGCGGCCACACCTGCGACTGCGGCCGCGTCTTCTCCAG GGTGGAGAGCTTCATTGAGCACCAGGACGCGTGCAACGCCGGGCGACCGCGCGCCGCTGAGTCTTCGTCGCCCGGtcgtggcggcgccggtgccgcgGCGGCTACGGCATCGTCGCGGCATCAACTTTTTGCGGTGGCCGCGTCGTTGTCGCGGACGGCGTCCAGCGCCAGCCCGTCGAGCGACCTTGTGGTGAGCCCGGTGGCctggggtggtggtggtccgGCAATGGCGAGTCCCAGggctgctcctgctgctgccaaCATCACGGCGTTCCACCGGTTCACTGACCCGACGCCTTGTagccggcgaggtggaggaagaggcggaggaggccacAGCCTGGAGCTGCAACTCATGCCACCGCGCGGCACCACCGGcgcaggcagcggcggcggcggcactcCAGTTGCAGCCTCTGGATACTACGCTTCGCCGCATTCGCCTGCTCATCCGTCCCAGCAGCCGGTTGCCGACGCAATGCGGCTGCAGCTGTCAATCGGGttcggcggctgcggcggcatCGCACGCGATGAcggcaacaacagcagcagcggcgaagTGTCGGCCGCTGCGACTGCGACGAGGCTCAAGGAAGAGGCCCACGAGCAGCTGCGGCTGGCGATCGCGGAACAGGCGGCCGCGGACGAGGCGCGCGCGCAGGCGAAGCGGCAGGCGGAGCTCGCCGACCAGGAGCTGGCGGCCGCGCGGCGGATGCGGCACCAGGCGCAGGCGGAGCTCAGCCGGGCGCACGCGCTCCGCGACCACGCCATACGCCAGGTCGACGCCACGCAGCTGCAGATCACCTGCTACAGCTGCCGCCACAAGTTCCGGGCGAGGGCGGCCGCCATGAGCTCCGACGTTGCCAGCTACGTCTCGTCCGTCGTCACCGAGGGCGGTGACGCCGAGgtcgacaacgacgacgacaaccaccgccgccgccgcctcctcaacGCTGCGGATGGCATGATGCCAAGAAGCCATTCTCGGACGATGGCGATGGACCTCAACTAG